A genomic region of Desulfomicrobium escambiense DSM 10707 contains the following coding sequences:
- a CDS encoding DUF1653 domain-containing protein, translated as MAETGTVPNTVRPGRYRHFKGGEYEVLGVARHSEGLEDMVVYRPLYNDTGLWVRPVSMFLENAEREGRLVPRFALITED; from the coding sequence ATGGCTGAGACCGGCACCGTCCCGAACACAGTGCGCCCAGGCCGCTACCGCCACTTCAAGGGCGGCGAGTACGAGGTCCTGGGCGTGGCCCGGCACAGCGAGGGCCTCGAAGACATGGTCGTCTACCGCCCCCTCTACAACGACACGGGCCTGTGGGTCAGGCCCGTGTCCATGTTCCTGGAAAACGCAGAGCGCGAAGGGCGGCTGGTGCCGCGCTTCGCGCTCATCACTGAAGACTGA